One Setaria italica strain Yugu1 chromosome I, Setaria_italica_v2.0, whole genome shotgun sequence DNA window includes the following coding sequences:
- the LOC101759227 gene encoding uncharacterized protein LOC101759227: MSGHNHTTGSCRGRRAEAGGAMATTLSLSSPLFLAAPARARDVALCGVPSASTSWSTANALSKGYMVRVHERGKQRRMAIVSVIGRKSTTRETVVPDPDYRLPIAILGIAGAFAYADNLLAAAPVGLLGLLLLFQTTRVRFVFDNEALEVKVGDQLQESGENVFVGGKNRWKYSTFINWELWWPQFPILVYFKESQTKPEGQIHFFPVIFNGRQLYDVMVERAGPSKTSGPK; the protein is encoded by the exons ATGTCTGGACACAATCACACCACAGGGAGCTGTAGAGGGCGGAGAGCAGAGGCCGGCGGAGCCATGGCGACCACTCTCTCGTTATCTTCTCCCCTCTTCCTCGCAGCTCCGGCCAGAG CTAGAGATGTGGCCTTGTGCGGAGTGCCTTCAGCTAGTACATCATGGAGCACTGCAAATGCTCTAAGCAAGGGCTACATGGTTAGAGTACATGAGCGGGGGAAACAGCGACGCATGGCAATAGTATCCGTG ATTGGAAGAAAGTCAACGACTAGAGAAACAGTTGTCCCTGACCCCGACTATAGGTTACCAATTGCTATACTTG GGATTGCTGGTGCTTTTGCATATGCAGACAATCTTCTAGCTGCTGCACCTGTAGGACTGCTGGGACTGCTGCTTTTGTTCCAG ACTACAAGAGTGAGGTTCGTCTTTGATAATGAGGCCCTG GAGGTGAAAGTTGGAGACCAGTTGCAGGAGTCAGGTGAAAATGTGTTTGTTGGTGGCAAGAACCGTTGGAA GTACTCAACGTTCATAAATTGGGAGCTATGGTGGCCACAATTTCCTATCTTGGTTTACTTCAAAGAGAGCCAAACAAAACCTGAGGGGCAGATCCACTTCTTCCCAGTGATATTC AATGGCCGACAACTCTATGATGTCATGGTGGAGCGTGCTGGACCCTCAAAGACGAGCGGCCCTAAGTAG